The sequence below is a genomic window from Salinispira pacifica.
TAAGCGTAAGGGCTAATGCAAAGAACGTATTCACCCGACCGGTAAGCAGTGCAACCAGGAGCACTGTCACGAACAGGAGAGCCAGCTGAGGCCAGAACGCAAGGGGGGCAATAAACTTATCCATAAGGATGGTGTTCAACGCATTGGCATGGAGTTCGATCCCGTACATGAGTCCTACACCGGTGGTTTTCTCATCGTCTGCAAGACCGGAGCTGAAGGCACCGGCCATAATTATTTTATTTTCCAGTGCCAGGGTCCTGGGCCATGTATCGTATATGGGTCCTGTAGCACGTCTGGCGTATGCGGAATACGGACGCACGGGAAAGGTCTGCTGACCGCCGGGCTCGGCACTGGAGCGCTGTCCCATGAAGTTCACCAGCATCTGCCCGGCTTCATCAATGGGTATGCGAATTTCGTCCATTTCCCGGTACTGTGCGGGAGCGGTCACTTCCTGGGTTTCTTCGTCATACTGTGCAAGAGAGGTCTGGATAGAATAGTTTTCCAGTGAACGGTTTTCTGGATTGTACACCCGGGGATTTGCGAGAATCACTTCCTCTCCAATGTTCACCCGGATATCTTCCAGAGGAATATTCAGATAATTTGCCGCAAGAGCCAGGGTGATGGAAGGAATGAAGTGATCAATGTATATGCCAATATCGAATTCCTGTGCATCGGATTCACCATCGTCGTCCAGATCGATTTCCCTGGGCGGACTCTGGGCGCGAACTTTTTCAGCCAGCTGATCAAGCTGTTCCTGTGTGATATTCAGATTGCCTTCTGAATCGTTGAGCGCCTGACTGTAATGGTTGCCGCTTTTATCGTACCAGCCGATCCTCGCGAAAGGGTTGCCCCAGGCATCGGTCTGGGAGAGAAGTTGCCGGTGATTATCCAGAAAATCCTGAAGCTGTACGGTGCGGATTCGTTCAGTGCTCCTGGCGATCATAGGCTGTCTTCTGAAGCGGTCATCCTCATCGTCAATGTAGTTCGCATGACCGTAGCCTAGAAGATTTTTACCCAGAGGCTTGAGCGGCGGTTCCATCCCCAGAAACAGGGGCATGTTCACCCAGTCTCCCTGCACGTCTGTAATTTCACCATGCTCCTCAAAGAGAAGGCGGTGGCGCTCCCGGTATTCTTGGGCAAGACTGGAAGGTGGTTCGCTGCCTGTGAGTACGGTCTGGAGAAAAACCCGTCCGTTTTCTTCCATACTTGCTTCAAGCTGAGCATCATCCACCGCATCACTGGAAGGCTCAATAAAGAAAATATCGAGAAAAACAGAGTTTTCCCGGGTGCTGTCGTCTTTAATCCGGGAAAAAGTGTTTAACAGATCTGCGTGCCGATACCGGGGAAAGGGCCATGCCCCGAAATCCGCAAGACTCCGGTTGTCAATACCCAGAATCAGAATGTCGGGGTGAATATTGAGATTGGCCTGCTGAACGGTAACACCGGCCTGCTCTTCCCGTGCCACACGGCTGTGACGGATGGAGAAATGAAAATCCAGTACACGGTATTGAAGATTTTTAAAGAAAAAGAAGTCAGGTGATAACAGCAGAAAAACGCCAACAATGATAATAGCCAAGATGAACGCAAAGTTCCTGCTTGCAAGGAATTTTGATTTAAATGTACCGGCTGAGCCCATGGAGTTCCCCCTCGCAGCCGAGCCGGTACCTTATCAGCACATACATACTGTGCAGCCGGCTCAGTTGTCAGTCTGATTCGCGATATTTATGTCAATTATACGGTTGTGAGCAAAGTTTGTCCAACCGCTTGATGCGTACTCATCGATGAGCCGGTTGTAATATACCAGGGCCTGCCCCTGATCACCGCCCTGCTCGCTGAGTCTGCCCAAAGTAAACAGAACCCGGGGTTCTTCCGGACTGTCGTGCTCGTCAACCAGGCGGTTCAGCACCTCCATGGCCCGCTCTTCGTTTCCGGCGTTCTCCAGCATCAGTCCTGCTTTGAGTAGAGCTGTTGCTGCAAGATATCCCTGAGCATCTGATGCTGAAAGATACTGCTCTGCAGCTGCTTCAAAATCTTCCACCGTCGCGTAAATATCGCCCAGAATCATCAGTTTCCGGACAGCCGCATAGGAGTTGCTTCTGAAATCAAATTCGGATACCCGTGTAAGAACGTCTCCTGCGTCCCGGGAATCCTCCTGACGCTCTTCAGTCCATTCCGTGTATATCTGTTCCAGTTCGAACAGCCGTTCGGCTTCCCGGTCCAGGGTATTCCTGTGAACTTCAATGCCAACCACCAATGCGATAATACCCACGATAATGAGTGTGGTGAGAATGCTCAATGCAACTCTGTGACTCCGCAGGAAATCCGCAAGAATATCCTGTGCCCGTTTTTTTCCTTCAGCCATGTAAGTCAGCTCCTTTCAATGCCCAGCTCCTTTATGAGCCGGGAGAGATACGTTCGTTGTATTTCAAGTCGTTGAGCCGCCAACGTCTGGTTCCAGTTGCTTTCCAGAAGCGTTGAGCGTATGAGATGCTTTTTAAATAAATTCAGCGAGTCTTTCAAGCTCTTTCCCAAATAGAGTTCGCCGGTAAAACTGTCACCTGCAAGATGCAGATGCTCCGGCGATATTTGGTTGTCTGTACAGAGCACGGCTGCCCGCTCCACTGCATTATGAAGCTCCCTGATGTTTCCCGGCCATGCATAGTTCATCAGCTGCTCATGAGCCTCCGCGCTGAAGCCCTGTATGGACTTATTCAGTTCCCGGTTGAACTTCCCCAGGAAATGTTCAGCAAGCATGGGGATATCATCCTTCCGCCTTCTCAGGGGCGGGATATAGAGGGGTATCACATTCAGGCGGTAAAACAGATCCTCCCGGAACCTCCCCTCCTGAACCTCCCGCTCCAGCTCCTTATTGCTTGCGGCAAGGATGCGGATATCGGCTTTTTTCACCTGATTCGAGCCAAGAGGCTCATAGTTTCCGGATTCCAGTACTCTCAGAAGCTTCGCCTGAACCTGGGGGGAAATATCTGCTATTTCATCCAGAAACAGCGTGCCTCCCCGTGCAGCTTCGATTTTCCCCTGTCTGTCCTGGAATGCATCGGTAAATGCTCCCTTCACATGTCCGAACAGCTCGCTTTCCAGAAGCTGCTCGGGGATGGACGGACAGTTAATCCGAACCAGAGGACCCTCAGCTCTGGGGCTGCGTGCATGAATCTGCTCAGCTGCCAGCTCCTTCCCCACACCCGATTCCCCGTGAATGAGTACCGAAGCTTCGCTTGTGGCGATGCGGTCAATCATGGCCATGAGATTTTTCATGGCATCCGACTGGTACAGGAGGGTCTGGTACCGTGCGGCTTCACCTTCCCGGAGCCCTTCCAGCTCCCGGATGCGCATTCTGTCCTTCACCCTGGCCTGTGAGTTGATCACAGCCAGTGCCGCCTGATTGGCGAAAATCTCCAGCCACTGGCGGTCCTCATCGCTGAAGTGCCCGCCGTTGGTCTTGTTGATTATTTCGATAACACCGATGCAGTGATTCCACACCCTCATGGGAACGGCGAGAATGCTTCTGGTTTTGTACCCGATCTGACGTGAGATCTGAGCATAAAACCTTCGATCTTCATCCACATCGTTTACGATCAGACTTCGGTTATTCTGGGTAACCCAGCCGGCGATCCCCTCGCCGGATTTCAGGGTAAAATCCATTACCTCTGATCCTTTGGGACCCAGTGCCACCTCAAAATGCAAACTTCCATCCTTCTCGTTTCTGAGAAGAATGGAAGATGATTCACCTGAGCTGAGGTTCATTGCAGATTCAAGAATCTGCTGTAATTGCTCTTTCGGATCGGAATAGTCGCCGTTGATGTTCGAATTGATCTCGATCAGCTTCTGAATTTTTCGAGAAGTTTCTGAGTTTTCGAGCATCAACTACTCTCCGGGAGTCGCCTATTCGTCATCCTGTTTCATGAAATCAGCCAGTGTTGCGGATTCTTCATCGCTGCCGCTGTCTGATATATACTTTTCAATTTCCTGACGCTCCTGTGCCCTTGTCATCTCGCGGATGGAAAGAGACAGTTTCTGTCGTCCGGGGTTCAGCTCAATAATAGCCGCCTGCAGCTGCTGGCCTGCCTTGTATTTGGTGATTTCTTCGTCGAGATTGATTTCCCGGGGGTTACCCAGATGGACCTTGGGAATAAGTCCTTCAATTCCGCCGCTCACCCGGACAAACACACCGAAATCGGTAACGTTGGTGACTTCACCCTCGATGATTGAACCTTCTGAATATTTACCCTTCAGATCAGTCCAGGGGTCGTCCTCAAGCTGCTTGATTCCGAGGCGAATGTTATGATTTTCTGCACTGCTTTCGATAACCATAACGTCAACTTCTTCGCCTTCCTTGAGTACTGCACCGGGATTCTTGTATTTCTTGGTCCAGGAAAGGTCATCAACATGAAGAAAGCCGTCAATGCCTTCTTCCAGCTCTACGAAGGCGCCGGTGGCGGTGATCTTTTTCACAACCCGTTTCAGTTTGGTGCCCACAGGATAGGTGCTTTCGATCTCATCCCAGGGATTGGGGAGAACCTGCTTGATACCAAGACTGACTTTCCGGGCATCAAGGTCAAAACCAAGGATTTTCGCTTCCACATCTTCACCGATGCTCAGTACTTCCTTGGGATGCTTGATCCGTTTGGTCCAGGAAAGCTCGGAGATGTGAGCAAGACCTTCAATGCCGTTTTCAAGCTCAATGAATGCACCGAAATCGGTGAGTTTGGTAACCTTGCCCTTGATAACATCGTGCAGCTGGAATCTGTCGGTGAACGTTTCCCAGGGGTTTTCGGTCATATCTTTGAGACTGAGATTGATTTTCTTATTTTCTTCATCCAGACGGGTTACTTTCAGCTGAAGCACTTCGCCCTTTTTCACATGATCCTTGGGACGCGCTACATGTCCCCAGCTCATGTCGTTAATGTGGAGCAGTCCGTCGAAACCGCCGAGGTCAACAAAAGATCCGAATGAAGTAAAGGACTTAACAGTACCTTCAACCACATCCCCTTCGCTGGTGTTTGCAAAAAACTCGTTCCGCTTTTTGTCAACTTCTTCTTCAAGCCAGCGCCGGCGGGAGAGAATAATGTTCACCCGGTTATCGCTGTATAAACGCTCGATGTAGAAATGGGATTTCAGTCCCACATACTTGTCGGGATCCTCAACGCGGAACAAATCCATTTTTGAAATGGGGTTGAATCCTCGATTTCCGCCGCCCAGGGAAATTTCAAAACCACCCTTCACGACCCGTGAAACCTTACCTTCAACCGGACGTTCATCCTGGAAAGCTGCTTTCAGTTCCTTCCAGACCACTTTTTCGTCTGCCTTCCGCTTGGAAACCACTACCTCGCCGTTGCGGCCTTCTTTATTAATTAAGACAACCTGTACGGTATCACCTTCGGATGGAACATCATCTTCAAACTCGTTGAGGTTGATCTTGCCTTCCGACTTATACCCAACGTCAATAAAAACCTGTTCGCTGGTGACCGCGACAACCGTACCTTCGACGAGCTGACCGACCTCCAGCTCATCAAGGGATTTGAGGTATTCCTCCTGCAGCTCCTCCTGGAGGAAGTTTCCCGTTTTTGAGCCCTGCTGTTCATTTTCTGCCATAGTTACTTGTATACTCCTGATAGATTATTTGTGTTCTCGAATAGATCTCAATACAATCTCACAAACTTGTTCAATCGTCAAGTCGGATGTGTCCAAATACCTGGCTTGGGGGGAAAGTTTCAAAGCCCCCACATCCTTCTCCTTGTCGATTCGGTCCCGCCTGGCGATGGTATCCACTAACTCTTCATACGATAAGGAACTGGTTCCCTGATCAAGTCTCCGTTTTGCCCTGGCCTGAATGCTGGCATCAAGGTAGAACTGAAGTTCGGCCCGGGGAAACACGATGGTGCTCATATCCCGGCCTTCCACCACCACATCCTTGTCCAGGGCTTCCTTTCGCAAAATAGTGTTTACCAGTTCTCGGATTTCCGGAATGCTGGATACCTGGGCAACCAGCGAGTCAACCAGATCCGAGCGGAGCTCCTCATCGCCCAGGAGAGTTCCATTAAAGAGAATATCTCCCTGTTGAGCAGGTGAAGCATCATCTGTACCGCCGCTCACCTGGATGTGGAACTCCGACGCTGTATTCACAAGAGATTGGGCCCGATCCGGAATACTGCCGCGGACCTCATCAACTCCAAGCTCTTTTAACAGGCCGCTGGTGATGGCCCGGTAAATATTTCCCGAGTTCAGGTACACCAGTCTGCTTCGGGAACCCACCATTTTGGCTACCGTGGATTTGCCGCTGCCTGCAGGACCGTCAATTGTGACAATCATTTGCTGCCGCCCCTTCCCTTTTTACGCCCTGCTCCGGGAGAGCGGCCTGTTCGGCTGGATCCATCCCGGTTCTCTGATCTACCGGGCTTTCCGGTTTTTTCGGGGGGGCCGGACTTCCCCGGTTTTGAGGGGTGGCCGGGCTTTCCCGGTTTTCCGGGTTTTCGGCCGGCTGAGCCGGAGCTTTTCCGGGGGCTGGATTTTGCAGGCCGCAGCTGTTTCTTTGCTTCCCGATGGAGGTTTTCAACCTCCGCCTTGGAAAGCTGACGGAATTTTCCTTCCTTGAGTATTCCCAGCTTCAGCGGCCCGAATTCGGTACGGTGGAGACGGGTGACTTTCAGGTTTCCGTGAGAAAACACGTTCCGGATTTCACGGTTTTTTCCTTCCGCAAGATGCAGTACCACCTGACGGGGATTGATAAACTGAAATTTTTCCAGACGGTACAGCACTCCTTTAATCCGGACGCCTTCCAGCCATTCCTGTAGAAGTTCCCGGGGAATGGGTTCCTTGGTCTCTACGGTATACTGTTTAATCAGGCCGGACCGGGGATGGGATGCGCTGTGGGCGAAATCCCCGTCGTTTGTGAGCAGGAGAAGTCCGGTGCTCATAAAATCCAGGCGTCCTATGGTGAACAGACGCTGGGAAAAGGAATCCTGCACCAGATCCATTACTGTAGGTCTTCCCTCGGGGTCGTGGGCCGAGGAGATGAATCTGGCAGGCTTGTGGAGCATAAGATAGAGGTGTTCTTCTTCGGGGCTTACGCTTGTACCGTCGAAGCGAACCTTATCTGCGGGCTGCACCCGGTAGCCAGGTTCCCGGATCACTTTACCGTTCACCGTGACCCTTCCATCTTCAATTAATTCCGCGCTTTTGCGTCTGCTGGCAATACCGCTTCGGCTTAGAAATACCTGCAGCCTGGGTTCTTCCTGTTGTTCCATTACAATTCATCCTTATGCAGTTCGAACCGTGCCTGTTCCACTTCGTCGAGTTTCGGAAGATCTGCAATGCTGGAAAGACGGAACACTTTCAGAAACGTTCTGGTGGTGCCGAACTGGGTGGGTCGGCCGGGTGCATCTTTTTTGCCCACTTCCTGGATCAATTCTCTGTTCTGGAGAAGTTTGATCATGGAATCGGAGGAGACGCCCCGGATACTTTCTATCTCCCCCCGGGTTATGGGCTGACTGTAGGCAATGATGCTGAGAGTTTCCATTGCCGCTTTGGATAGCCTCTGAGTATTCTGTTTTCCGTAACGGTCTTTCAGGTTATTCCAAAGACTCTGCTTGGGTGTGAGCTGATAGGAGTCTCCCAGCCGCATTAATTCGATTCCCCGTTCTTCCTGGGTGTACAGCTCTTCCAGCTGCAGCAGAACGGCTGAAACCGCATCTTTCGAAAGTCCTGAGATTTTCGCAAGACTGCTTATGTGTACCGGGTCGGGTTCGAGAAACAGAATCGCTTCAAGCAGTGCTGTCTCAGTTTTCAACTTCATCCTCCCCTTCTCCTTTTTCATGACGGCGTATCCGGATATCACCAAAAAGAGTATTCTGGAAAATCCGAATCACCTTGAATTTTACCGATTCAAGAATGGCTAAAAACGCACAGATCACATCCATTATGGAATCGGGTCTGATGATGATATCGGTGAACCGGAATTCTTCCTGCTTTTCCAGAAGCTCCCTGATCAGCGTGAGCTTCTCGTTCACGCTCACTTCCTCATAGAGGTCGATGATCCTGTCGGGAGTAAGTCCCTTCATGAGGCTGGAAAAAGTTGTGAGCAGATCCCATACTTCCATCTCCTGCCACATTGGTTCGGCGTTATCGAAGGGTAGGTTTCTCTGTGCCTTTTCCCGTTCTATGATCCACTCGTTCTGGTTTTCCTTCTCCATCATGAGTTCGCTGAGTTTCTTGTATTTCTGGTATTCGATCAGTCTGTCCACCAGCTCCTGCCGGGGATCCTCAAGCTCATCTTCCAGATTGATATCCACCGGAAGGAGCATGCGGCTCTTGATATAGAGCAGCGTGGATGCCATCACATAGAATTCCGACGCCCTCTCAAGGTCGGCCATTTCACCCGCCCGCATAAACTCCAGATACTGGGCAGTTATGTGAGAGATGGGAATATCATATATGTTTACTTCATTTTTCTTAATCAGGAAGAGCAGCAGATCCAGGGGACCTTCGAAATCCTTTAAGCGAAAATGGGTTTTTGATTCTTCACCTGTCAATTATTTTTCCTCAGCTGAGAAGTGAGGCCATTATAAAGAGGCCTCGGGCTGAGGTAAATACCCTGGGAGGGATCATTTCGAAGCTCCCGCTCCATATTTTCCAGGGGCTCACCGCTTCTTGGATCGGTCAGCCGGGAGTTGAGCTCCAACAAGGGGACCAGAACGAACCGCCGTTCATGGTACCGGGGATGGGGGATGATCAGATTCTGACGCTCTTCACTGCTCCGTGATTGTTGGTTGCCGGAATCATCTGCCGGGACGATCAGATCATTCCATAAAATGATATCGATATCCAGATTCCGGGGACCCCAGCGGATCTCTCCTGATCGGTTCCGCCCCCGGGAGCGTTCAATCCGGTGGATCTCCCGGAGCACATCTCGGGGTTTCATGTGTGGCGGCGGGTTCAGACAACATGCACAGTTCAGAAAATCCGGCTGATCCCTCAAGCCCTGTGGAGTACTGGCATAGAGGGAACTGATCCGGAACCCTGATCGGCTGATCCCTTTCAGTTCCTCAAGAGCTGAAACCAGGTGCTGCTCAGAATTACCGCTGTTGCTTCCAAGGCTCAAATATACCATGCACCCCTCCCCCTCTATCAGTTAACGCTCCGGAATGGATCCCCGGGGAGTCCAGAGGTGTTTTAAAAAAGATCCTCGCCGTCGGATTTCTTGTCCGCCGCTGCA
It includes:
- a CDS encoding adenylate/guanylate cyclase domain-containing protein — encoded protein: MAIIIVGVFLLLSPDFFFFKNLQYRVLDFHFSIRHSRVAREEQAGVTVQQANLNIHPDILILGIDNRSLADFGAWPFPRYRHADLLNTFSRIKDDSTRENSVFLDIFFIEPSSDAVDDAQLEASMEENGRVFLQTVLTGSEPPSSLAQEYRERHRLLFEEHGEITDVQGDWVNMPLFLGMEPPLKPLGKNLLGYGHANYIDDEDDRFRRQPMIARSTERIRTVQLQDFLDNHRQLLSQTDAWGNPFARIGWYDKSGNHYSQALNDSEGNLNITQEQLDQLAEKVRAQSPPREIDLDDDGESDAQEFDIGIYIDHFIPSITLALAANYLNIPLEDIRVNIGEEVILANPRVYNPENRSLENYSIQTSLAQYDEETQEVTAPAQYREMDEIRIPIDEAGQMLVNFMGQRSSAEPGGQQTFPVRPYSAYARRATGPIYDTWPRTLALENKIIMAGAFSSGLADDEKTTGVGLMYGIELHANALNTILMDKFIAPLAFWPQLALLFVTVLLVALLTGRVNTFFALALTLILIAGLFVFGQYMFEAQETLVQTVHPAFAMVFSFLSVVIYRGLTEEREKRRVQGMFGQYVSPEVVDEIVSSGEPPELGGVDKELTVFFSDIRGFTTLSEKMQPQELVNHLNIYLTAMTDTIMEYKGTLDKYVGDEIMGFWGAPVSQKNHAILACQSAVKQMQKLQELNEQWPLDRRIDIGMGINSGIMTVGNMGSRGRMNYTLMGDNVNLGARLEGINKQYFGQEWMENGKKFTGSGSKIIISEYTYGLVKDKVIARELDNIRVKGKNKPVVIYELIDIKVGLEPYIDQDDLQ
- a CDS encoding tetratricopeptide repeat protein, producing MAEGKKRAQDILADFLRSHRVALSILTTLIIVGIIALVVGIEVHRNTLDREAERLFELEQIYTEWTEERQEDSRDAGDVLTRVSEFDFRSNSYAAVRKLMILGDIYATVEDFEAAAEQYLSASDAQGYLAATALLKAGLMLENAGNEERAMEVLNRLVDEHDSPEEPRVLFTLGRLSEQGGDQGQALVYYNRLIDEYASSGWTNFAHNRIIDINIANQTDN
- a CDS encoding sigma-54-dependent Fis family transcriptional regulator, with translation MLENSETSRKIQKLIEINSNINGDYSDPKEQLQQILESAMNLSSGESSSILLRNEKDGSLHFEVALGPKGSEVMDFTLKSGEGIAGWVTQNNRSLIVNDVDEDRRFYAQISRQIGYKTRSILAVPMRVWNHCIGVIEIINKTNGGHFSDEDRQWLEIFANQAALAVINSQARVKDRMRIRELEGLREGEAARYQTLLYQSDAMKNLMAMIDRIATSEASVLIHGESGVGKELAAEQIHARSPRAEGPLVRINCPSIPEQLLESELFGHVKGAFTDAFQDRQGKIEAARGGTLFLDEIADISPQVQAKLLRVLESGNYEPLGSNQVKKADIRILAASNKELEREVQEGRFREDLFYRLNVIPLYIPPLRRRKDDIPMLAEHFLGKFNRELNKSIQGFSAEAHEQLMNYAWPGNIRELHNAVERAAVLCTDNQISPEHLHLAGDSFTGELYLGKSLKDSLNLFKKHLIRSTLLESNWNQTLAAQRLEIQRTYLSRLIKELGIERS
- a CDS encoding 30S ribosomal protein S1, which produces MAENEQQGSKTGNFLQEELQEEYLKSLDELEVGQLVEGTVVAVTSEQVFIDVGYKSEGKINLNEFEDDVPSEGDTVQVVLINKEGRNGEVVVSKRKADEKVVWKELKAAFQDERPVEGKVSRVVKGGFEISLGGGNRGFNPISKMDLFRVEDPDKYVGLKSHFYIERLYSDNRVNIILSRRRWLEEEVDKKRNEFFANTSEGDVVEGTVKSFTSFGSFVDLGGFDGLLHINDMSWGHVARPKDHVKKGEVLQLKVTRLDEENKKINLSLKDMTENPWETFTDRFQLHDVIKGKVTKLTDFGAFIELENGIEGLAHISELSWTKRIKHPKEVLSIGEDVEAKILGFDLDARKVSLGIKQVLPNPWDEIESTYPVGTKLKRVVKKITATGAFVELEEGIDGFLHVDDLSWTKKYKNPGAVLKEGEEVDVMVIESSAENHNIRLGIKQLEDDPWTDLKGKYSEGSIIEGEVTNVTDFGVFVRVSGGIEGLIPKVHLGNPREINLDEEITKYKAGQQLQAAIIELNPGRQKLSLSIREMTRAQERQEIEKYISDSGSDEESATLADFMKQDDE
- the cmk gene encoding (d)CMP kinase, translated to MIVTIDGPAGSGKSTVAKMVGSRSRLVYLNSGNIYRAITSGLLKELGVDEVRGSIPDRAQSLVNTASEFHIQVSGGTDDASPAQQGDILFNGTLLGDEELRSDLVDSLVAQVSSIPEIRELVNTILRKEALDKDVVVEGRDMSTIVFPRAELQFYLDASIQARAKRRLDQGTSSLSYEELVDTIARRDRIDKEKDVGALKLSPQARYLDTSDLTIEQVCEIVLRSIREHK
- a CDS encoding pseudouridine synthase; amino-acid sequence: MEQQEEPRLQVFLSRSGIASRRKSAELIEDGRVTVNGKVIREPGYRVQPADKVRFDGTSVSPEEEHLYLMLHKPARFISSAHDPEGRPTVMDLVQDSFSQRLFTIGRLDFMSTGLLLLTNDGDFAHSASHPRSGLIKQYTVETKEPIPRELLQEWLEGVRIKGVLYRLEKFQFINPRQVVLHLAEGKNREIRNVFSHGNLKVTRLHRTEFGPLKLGILKEGKFRQLSKAEVENLHREAKKQLRPAKSSPRKSSGSAGRKPGKPGKPGHPSKPGKSGPPEKTGKPGRSENRDGSSRTGRSPGAGRKKGRGGSK
- the scpB gene encoding SMC-Scp complex subunit ScpB → MKLKTETALLEAILFLEPDPVHISSLAKISGLSKDAVSAVLLQLEELYTQEERGIELMRLGDSYQLTPKQSLWNNLKDRYGKQNTQRLSKAAMETLSIIAYSQPITRGEIESIRGVSSDSMIKLLQNRELIQEVGKKDAPGRPTQFGTTRTFLKVFRLSSIADLPKLDEVEQARFELHKDEL
- a CDS encoding segregation and condensation protein A, which translates into the protein MTGEESKTHFRLKDFEGPLDLLLFLIKKNEVNIYDIPISHITAQYLEFMRAGEMADLERASEFYVMASTLLYIKSRMLLPVDINLEDELEDPRQELVDRLIEYQKYKKLSELMMEKENQNEWIIEREKAQRNLPFDNAEPMWQEMEVWDLLTTFSSLMKGLTPDRIIDLYEEVSVNEKLTLIRELLEKQEEFRFTDIIIRPDSIMDVICAFLAILESVKFKVIRIFQNTLFGDIRIRRHEKGEGEDEVEN
- the folK gene encoding 2-amino-4-hydroxy-6-hydroxymethyldihydropteridine diphosphokinase; this translates as MVYLSLGSNSGNSEQHLVSALEELKGISRSGFRISSLYASTPQGLRDQPDFLNCACCLNPPPHMKPRDVLREIHRIERSRGRNRSGEIRWGPRNLDIDIILWNDLIVPADDSGNQQSRSSEERQNLIIPHPRYHERRFVLVPLLELNSRLTDPRSGEPLENMERELRNDPSQGIYLSPRPLYNGLTSQLRKNN